A window from Chitinophaga filiformis encodes these proteins:
- a CDS encoding endonuclease/exonuclease/phosphatase family protein, with the protein MLLFLVACLAPYVSPEQWWPISFITLLFPLLLLILILFFICWLLFDFKYCLLPMLPILIGWKSISAFIAFNYPTAGKQFSSPSGSLTIMSYNVAQFGLYREKDSKYNREAMFALIKKQELDLLCIQDFYTSEKKNDFNNREDISREMKLPYRFFSSDFNRDGMQHWGSIIYSRYPIIKSDKVKLSKGPLSESLIYADIVRESDTFRIINMHLASYRFNERDYRSIEKIKKQEDTGLVATRNIVQKMRDAYVGRSRQADIVAAFIKTSPYPVIVCGDFNDTPASYTYFTIRGPLQDAFLRKGSGIGRTYAGLAPTLRIDYIFADKSFRINSFRMIKSGLSDHYPVIANLSPAR; encoded by the coding sequence GTGCTCCTTTTTTTGGTGGCCTGCCTGGCTCCCTATGTATCACCAGAGCAATGGTGGCCTATCAGTTTTATCACCCTGCTTTTTCCGCTGTTGTTACTCATCCTGATACTCTTCTTTATCTGCTGGCTGCTTTTCGATTTTAAATACTGCCTTTTACCGATGTTGCCGATACTGATCGGATGGAAGTCTATCTCCGCTTTTATTGCGTTCAATTATCCCACCGCAGGAAAGCAATTCTCCAGTCCATCCGGCAGCCTGACTATCATGAGCTATAATGTGGCCCAGTTTGGATTATACCGTGAAAAGGACAGCAAATACAACCGGGAAGCAATGTTTGCCCTTATCAAGAAGCAGGAACTGGATCTTCTCTGTATACAGGATTTTTATACGTCTGAAAAGAAGAACGACTTCAATAACCGGGAAGACATTTCCCGGGAAATGAAACTACCTTACCGTTTCTTTTCCAGTGATTTCAACCGGGATGGTATGCAGCACTGGGGCTCCATCATCTATTCCCGCTATCCCATCATAAAATCAGACAAGGTTAAACTGTCAAAGGGGCCTCTCAGTGAAAGCCTGATCTATGCAGATATTGTACGGGAAAGTGATACTTTCCGCATTATCAACATGCACCTCGCCTCCTACCGCTTCAATGAAAGAGATTACCGCTCCATAGAAAAGATCAAAAAGCAGGAAGATACCGGCCTGGTGGCTACCCGCAATATTGTTCAGAAAATGCGTGATGCCTATGTTGGCCGCAGCAGACAGGCCGATATTGTGGCTGCATTTATCAAGACAAGCCCCTACCCGGTTATTGTGTGCGGGGACTTCAATGATACGCCGGCGTCTTACACCTATTTCACTATCCGGGGGCCCTTACAGGATGCCTTCCTGAGAAAAGGCAGCGGTATCGGCCGGACCTATGCCGGCCTGGCCCCTACCCTGAGAATAGACTATA